The proteins below are encoded in one region of Engraulis encrasicolus isolate BLACKSEA-1 chromosome 1, IST_EnEncr_1.0, whole genome shotgun sequence:
- the LOC134455795 gene encoding peroxynitrite isomerase THAP4-like gives MVRVCAMPNCGHRMRKYKGLSFHRLPLYDPETLPLWLGVLQLDMQTPFEVLKAKDYRVCSEHFDDDDFSPTSEKCRHLKKNAVPRPMAITTEAVGGAEVNVPEPRRLLLSSPEGEGSDEGSSDSVTYLGYPVIRNRGPLAVLEVKPWSPLSSSPPADAGAPISPLSTTISTVTADSPTPTFQADDDTIATLPLTSVKVDEGVDDWTFDTHSHQEHAHAGTDDRSTPYFRSDKISL, from the exons ATGGTTCGAGTTTGTGCTATGCCCAATTGTGGCCATAGAATGCGCAAGTATAAGGGTCTAAGCTTTCATCGTTTGCCCCTCTATGACCCTGAAACATTGCCTTTATGGCTGGGTGTTCTTCAACTGGACATGCAGACTCCATTTGAAGTACTGAAAGCAAAGGACTACAGAGTGTGTAGTGAACACTTCGACGATGATGACTTCAGTCCAACAAGTGAAAAATGTCGACATCTGAAGAAAAATGCTGTTCCAAGACCTATGGCAATTACAACTGAg gCTGTTGGCGGTGCGGAGGTGAACGTTCCGGAACCTCGCAGGCTGCTCCTAAGCAGCCCGGAAGGTGAAGGGTCAGATGAGGGCAGCTCTGACTCCGTCACCTATCTGGGCTACCCAGTCATCAGGAACAGGGGCCCTCTGGCG GTGCTTGAGGTGAAGCCATggtctcctctgtcctcctctcctcctgctgatGCTGGTGCGccaatctctcccctctccaccaccatctcTACCGTAACTGCAGacagccccacccccaccttcCAAGCCGACGATGACACCATCGCGACTCTCCCACTGACCAGTGTGAAGg TGGATGAAGGTGTAGACGATTGGACATTTGATACACACAGTCACCAGGAACACGCACACGCTGGCAcag ATGACAGGAGTACGCCATACTTCAGGTCGGACAA gattAGTTTGTAG
- the LOC134458593 gene encoding zinc finger and BTB domain-containing protein 47-like encodes MQNDFRLLRCLGCSAGSCSVLTRRDGRVFHVTQQCWTCQIIVEWTSHTANTQQETPNYAAGSHLQIKEEEEEKFQGEEEHPREEQPREEQPREEQCEAGRRKQHTPLATLEEEGEEEGVQDREDEEEEERGEEGVQEIGNVEQAEQEPDQGYGGEQGEEEEREEVQEERGEGHGAEQGEVKDREQDEGGDEEEEERWQEPEREEDKEGEQGRTQEEEEGGEGEREGEEQMHGEMAHEGEEEEEHSKRRKRTIKRRRRDSEEEEEELDEEERKEQRKYEEEAAERLKRWRMYVRKKRKMRRKESDVERDSADEKREGGGEGEEKKEKETQLEDVASSSSSSSEYEYDEDCMEEEDNDDEGEDEEEDDEDEDEDDRRKRRALCPDCGLLFFRRGEEQHVCKPETCPMCGKGCLNARGLRIHITNCHRRAQVCQFCYKWLRCVEEKLEHEESHRDETLKFYCSECPERFRTKKSRSAHKKTHTYICEVCDKGFRNEHHLERHKLVHTGKKPFVCELCDRSFNQDGHLKSHMRMHTGERPFKCPQCERSFNHNVSLKNHLQRHHGAKTGPAQQDQQEASGTQQEGSRTDQSSGTSE; translated from the exons aTGCAGAACGACTTCCGGTtacttag gTGTTTGGGCTGCAGTGCGGGGTCGTGTAGTGTCTTGACGCGGCGTGACGGACGTGTTTTCCACGTGACTCAGCAATGCTGGACCTGCCAGATCATCGTGGAATGGACAAGCCACACTGCCAACACTCAACAg GAGACGCCGAACTATGCAGCAGGAAGCCATCTCCagataaaggaggaggaggaggagaagtttcAGGGGGAAGAGGAGCATCCCAGGGAGGAGCAGCCCAGAGAGGAGCAGCCCAGAGAGGAGCAGTGCGAGGCGGGCAGGAGGAAGCAGCACACCCCCCTGGCcaccctggaggaggagggagaggaggagggagtgcaggacagagaggatgaggaggaggaggagaggggggaggaaggtgTGCAGGAGATTGGCAATGTAGAGCAGGCAGAGCAGGAGCCTGACCAAGGAtatggaggagagcagggggaggaggaggagagagaggaggtgcaggaggagagaggggaaggacatGGAGCAGAGCAAGGGGAGGTGAAGGACAGAGAGCAGGATGAAggtggtgatgaagaggaggaggaaagatggCAGGAaccagagagggaggaggacaaggaaggaGAACAAGGAagaacacaggaggaggaggagggaggagaaggagaaagagaaggagaagagcaaATGCATGGTGAAATGGCAcatgaaggggaggaggaagaggagcattcgaaaaggaggaagaggacgatcaAAAGAAGACGACGAGACagcgaagaagaggaggaagagctggACGAGGAGGAACGCAAGGAACAG CGAAAGTATGAAGAGGAGGCGGCGGAGAGGCTGAAGAGGTGGAGGATGTacgtgaggaagaagaggaagatgaggaggaaagaGAGCGATGTAGAGAGGGACTCCGCGGACGAAAAgcgagaagggggaggagagggggaggagaagaag GAGAAAGAAACCCAGCTGGAGGatgttgcctcctcctcctcctcctcctccgaataCGAATATGATGAAGACTGCATGGAGGAGGAAGACAACGATGATgagggagaggacgaggaggaagatgatgaagatgaagatgaggatgacag GCGTAAGCGGAGAGCGCTGTGCCCGGACTGTGGCCTCCTGTTcttcaggagaggggaggagcagcaCGTCTGCAAACCAGAGACATGCCCCATGTGTGGAAAAGGATGCCTCaacgcacgg GGTCTCCGCATACACATCACCAATTGCCATCGGCGTGCCCAAGTGTGCCAGTTCTGCTACAAGtggctcag GTGTGTGGAGGAGAAACTTGAGCACGAGGAGAGCCACCGAGACGAGACCCTAAAGTTCTACTGCTCAGAATGCCCCGAGCGGTTCCGCACCAAAAAGAGTCGAAGTGCTCACAAGAAAACGCATACATACATTTGTGAGGTCTGCGATAAAGGATTTAGGAATGAGCATCATCTTGAAAGACACAAGCTGGTTCACACTGGAAAGAAGCcttttgtgtgtgaattgtgcgATCGCTCGTTCAACCAAGACGGCCATCTGAagtcacacatgcgcatgcacacgggAGAGAGACCCTTCAAGTGCCCGCAGTGTGAGAGGAGCTTCAACCACAACGTCAGCCTCAAGAACCACCTCCAGCGACACCACGGAGCCAAGACTGGCCCAGCTCAACAGGACCAACAGGAGGCTTCCGGCACACAGCAGGAGGGTTCTAGAACTGACCAAAGTTCCGGAACATCGGAGTAG